The sequence GTCAATACTggtatattaattacaaaaaaaattattttgccatCTAAACTATAAGATATAAAATTATGATTACCTGAACAGTACGCACAAAACTGGCAACGCTGCAGATGTAACATATGATGCAGCTGATACCAATGACAGTTTGACAATTTCAACCAAATTATAAGTGTTATGTTTTATGGATCGGGACGTGCATTCATTTTGCAGGACAACTTGGTTAAGCCTAACcttttctcttctatttgaagcTTTTATCGACAAGATAAGGGTGCATTTGAATTGAgtgaagtattttaaatttcactcatcttctgcatttaatttgatataataaaaaacaccatCTATAAAAATATGCGAGCTAGGTATCCATATGGCGCCCCCACTCACTGACGTTACTATAGTCTTTGTCAGTTGTCCGTGagatacacaaaattgagcaaaacttgtGCGCGTAGAAAACAGCTGCTTtagtttagttacatatttacacaatacatcggtttgtgtgcgtTTGTGTTTGATTGTATCGACACAATATTGCCATTTATATGTTTacatagatatatttatattacgtttccaccaaaagcaaacaccgtgtttgcaggagttgtgtttgggagaactgtcaactgtttccaccgaaagtttgggagaaactgtgtttgaactgtcttttgttgacattgtgatataagaattataaaaattgataaaattataaaatggtgcataaaattcaatttgttatgttgattttatcattttattttaaaataattgatagtgagttggtcacatattatttaaaaaaaaggttaagggaaaataaaataattttaagcgttgctgccaatttaatgcgttcgcaaagtgtatggtctttggtattgtaaacagatttatgatacattatttgtgtataatgtacatgtatattttaGAAACATTCCAGTACCTTTTGGGAAGTAGACTGCCAGAGTAATGGGGACAAGTTTTTCAAAGATAATTTCCGAATGGAAAGATCctgctttgaaaaattgtgcagcaaacttgaaaaaatagccaaaagaaaaacgaaCTATCGAAACCCGATTTCACTAAAAAAGCGCGTGGCAATTGCTCTGTATGCACTAGGATCTTCTAGTGAATACAGATCAATTGGACATTTGTTTGGAGTAGGCAAAGCAACTGTTTGCAAAATACTCATCGAGTTTTGCAATGAAGGTGGGACATCTTTGGCtccaatatatttgaaaaattttccactGACAAGGGCGCAAATTGAGAATGGAGTCGCAGATTTTAATGCAATGGGCTATCCACAATGTATTGGAGCAATAGGTAGGTTTATAAGTAATGCGATAAAAATAACGTTTAATCAAACGCATCTTTATTATACAGATGGATGTCATATTGAAATTCATCCAAGAAAAGAAGAAGCCATTGATTACTACAACTACAAAGGGTGGTATTCCGTAGTACTATTGGCTTTGGTAGACGCAAAATATAGATTTGTTTACCAGTCACCGACTAACATTCGTTGCGTACGGTCACTATCTCTTCCGCTGTGTAGTAGTTGTACTCTCTTTGCATTCATATTCGTTTACCTACGTAAACACATTAATAAATTCACTTAAATTGCCCGTGTACAGTTGCTTACGCGAGTGATAACCGAGGGTTTAGTGTTATTATATAGGTGTGAAACAATGCCCCTTGGGGCATCCCCACCTAGGGAAAATAGGTTCGCCCTACTTTCCCCTGGTGTTCATAGCAAGCGTAAAAAACCCAACAAAACGCGAGAATCATACCCCGAACTACCTCCAATTGTTTTTGCGAAAACAGACGAccctaaatttattgtgataaAATCAAGTGAAGAAACAAAACCAATATCCAATTATTCCTGCTTTGCAGTGCACAAAGCTATATTAGCTATCAGCAAGAACATAATTTCCATTTCTGAGTTGCGTGATGGAAGCCTCTTAGTGCttactaagaataaaaaaatcgctGAGAAATTCATATCTTCAAAACTTCTTCCCGGTATATGTTTAATTAATGTAACTTATCAAACAAATCTAAACTGTGTAAAAGGCACCATATTTGCCCCTTTCCTAAACAACCTAACCGATTCAGAAATCGTTGATGGCTTAAAAATGCATGGCGTGATCGCTGCATACAAATTCCAAAAGAAATCACAAGACACTCTAATTCCAACTGGCGCAATACTTCTATCATTCGACAGCTACTCTCTGCCAGAAAAAATCGACGTCGCCTGGAGGAAAGTTTCTGTTCGTCCATATTATCCAAACCCAACGCGATGTAAGTCATGCCAATTACTTGGTCATACTTTAAAATACTGCAAAAATCCTTCCACCTGCGCCATATGCAGCCTACCACCCCATGTAGGGTCCGAATGTTCTAGAACAATGTGCGCAAACTGCGCTGGCGACCACCCATCATTTGCAAGCAACTGCCCAAAGTTCGTACAAGCtaaagaaatactaaaaattaaaacaataaataaatgcagtatgcgcgaagcagcaaaaaaatataatgcctCTACCACCTCTAAACCCTTCGCTTCAACATTCTCTCAAATCATCGCAAGCACTTCTTCTTCTGCAAAAAGCACAATCATGCAAAGCAAAGAATTGACAACTATGTACCAATAATTCGACAACAACCCAGTCTTCTCTTGCCACCGCCTCCACTAATTCCTCCTATCCCATATATTCTCAAATAACCGCAAACACAGCTCCCTCaaccaaaaattcaattatacaaaCACCTAAAGAATCGATAGcaacacaaaattcaatatcATCCCATTCCTCTACTTCTATAGCTTCTACTACCTCTTTCATTCCCTTAACACACCCTCCTCTAAAAACCAGCTTCTCAGCTGACTCTATCGCAAAAACAAGTACAAAGAACGATAATCCCCCTTTGTATTCATTTCCTAATTCGAACAATATAAATTCAACAGTTTTCAACATTCTTAATACGAGTACTAAACCAATTTATACTAACAACTATGATTCCGTTTCTCAGACACAGCTCACCTCAGATTGTGATGACGAAATGTCTACTGTCTCAGTTCTCACTAAGACAAATGACATTTCACCACGCGTCAGCTCAGATTAACCTTCTCAGACGACTCGCTCAGCTCTGCCTCGCAGAACTTTGATACGTAGTCAAGTCGAGCTTAATCTTTCTCTCTACTTAGATCACTTTCCTTTCTTTCTATCCTTATGTTCTCAATTATACAATGGAATATCAATGGCTATTTCAACAACTATATTCACCTTGAAATCCTCATCAATTCTTACTCACCTGCAATTATTCTCTTAAGCGAAACTCACCTTCCTCACAATTACGCACCACatacaccaaggaaatatattggttactttcacaatttgcccagtattaatacaaataaacaaggTACGGCGATACTAATTAGGCGCAATATTCCACACAAACAAATATCAATCGTATCAAATGTATCTTCCATAGCGCTAGAAGTTGACTTGcctaaaaaaattggtattgtCGGCCTATATATCCACCCTACACAACGTATTGTTTCGAGTGATATCTTAGGAATCATAAAACAACTTCCTTCTGATCTAATTATGGGCGGGGATTTCAATGCTTGGAGTACAATTTGGGGTTCCGCGTATACCAACTCAAGAGGCGAATGTATCGAAGATGTTTTAATGTCCTCAAACCTTATATGTCTAAATGACGGGTCTGCAACACACTTCTCCACCCGGAATTCCTTCACTACTGTCGATCTAACTTTCTGTTCTGCTTCGATTGCACCACTATGCCCATGGCAAGTCTCTAACTCTCTTCACGGTAGCGATCATTATCCGATCACCATCCAACTAAATGCCCAAACCCAATCCACATTTAAGTCAAACGCTAAGTTTATTCTAGAATCAGCCGATTGGGCGAAATTTAGCACTAAATGTATTAATTTGTGTGAAACTTTACGTGCTTCCAGCCACGTCTACCAAGAAGcagccaatatttcaaaaattattcgaacAGCAGCACATCACGCTATACCACAAACTTCCCCAAAAAGTAGTAAGAAAAGGATTCCTTGGTGGAACTCTCATTTATCCCAACTTCGTGAAAACAAACAGAATAAATGGCACGAATACAAACGCTTTCGCACTATTGCAAACTTGGTAAGCTACAAAAAGGCAAATGCTCTTTTTAAGCGCGCCGCCAAAAATGCCAAGCGTAAGAAGTTCGAAGAGTTAACGGCTAGCATAAATCCTAACACTAAGCCCCGAAAAATATGGCATGATATTAAAATGCTCACTGGTTCAGGTAAGCAAACTACTTTCGCCCACATTAACTCCACAAATGGCGTTATCAGTTCTCCACTCGAAATAGCCAATTATTTTGCCTCCTTCTACGCTTCTAACTCAAACGACGCCAGCTTTTCAAGCAACTTTTGCTCGGCAAAATACAACTGTCTAAACGACCAAGCAAacattataaacaatttatcaCCTGCTGCCAGGACAATTGAATCGAAAATCACTATTAATGAATTGGAGTTCGCGCTCTCTACCGTGAAAGGTAAAACTCCTGGGCTTGATCGAATCTCTTATCCTATGATTCAAAATTTACCCAGTTGCATGAAATGCAGACTAACTAATCTGTATAATCAAATCCTAAATTACGGCTTTTACCCTCAAGCGTGGAAAACTTCCTATATCGTACCAATTTTGAAACCCAATAAACCTCCTACTTCTGTTGAAAGCTATAGGCCCATCTCTCTGTTATCATGCCTGGGTAAACTAATGGAAAAACTGGTTGCAAATAGGTTGATGTGGTATATtaagaacaacaaagttattAGTTCTAACCAGGTAGCATATAAAAAAGGCAGTGGCACAATTGATGCTCTTTTGCACCTTGACTATGTCGTCACAAACGCACTCTCGTCAAGAAACCATGTTTCACTTCTAGCAATCGATTTGGAGAAGGCTTTCGACCGAATTGGAGtgcatatcattttgaaacaattaaCTACGTTAAAGGTTGGTtccaaattataaactttgTTAAAAGCTTTCTCACTAACAGAAAATGCAGAGTGAGAATAAATGGTTTTGCCTCAATTATTGTAAATCTAGAGAATGGAACGCCACAAGGGTCTCCACTCTCCGCGCTTCTTTTTATAATAGCGTTCGATGAAATTGCCAAGCTATCAGCGAACTATCCCAGCATAGAATGTCAGCTCTACGCCGAcgatgttttctttttcacgaaAAATGCTAATCTTCTTTCAGTCTCGCGTATTTTCGAAAGCATTCTCCGAGACAATGACATGGTCCTCAACCTCAGGCACAtcaatttctttcgaaaaatctaaaactttgcacatttgcaaaaaatctaGTTGCTCTGGGTtgccaacacaattttttggccaTTCCATAATGccagtaaatgaaataaaaattctaggtGTAATTATAGACTCTAAgtataagtttaaaaaacattgtaaatacataaaagaTTGTATATTATTATGACAcggttaaatataattaaatacctATCTTCTAAGAAATCTTTTGTACATCCGTCTTCACTTGTTCATGCATGCAGAGCACTCATCCTATCAAAAATCGATTACGGCCTTCCTATATACGGAAACGCAGATAAACGTTCAATTAGCCAAATATCATCGCCTTATCACTCTGCGATACGCAGGAGCATTAGAGCGTTCCCAACTACACCACTTCGAAACTTGTTTGCGGAAACAGGTTTGCCAAAGATTCAAGATCGGATCGCAGGCAGTACTCATAAACTTTTACCAAAACTACTTTTCACCTACAATGTCAATCTTATTAAAGATTTCAGAAACGCATCTTTAAGAAAGAGGCATCCTAAAATTATGTCGGTTGTAGCCAAATGTTTTAGCTTGCAAAGGAGACTTGAACTGCCGGGTACCCTTCGCTACCGCACAGCTGAAACGCAACCTCCATGGACGATACGCAATATTCCATTTGCTATTAACACGCTGCAGCGACCAAAAGAACATACAGCGAAGGAAATTTACAAAGCACTGTTTACAtccgaaaaagaaaagtactccaaacagggatggaattttatatttacagatGGATCAAAAACTCAAACCTCAACATCTTTTGCCGTCACAAAGGAAAACGGGGACACGATCAAACATGGTTTTTTGCACCCAATATGCTCTGCTTTTACAGCAGAAACAGCGGCATTGTTAGAAGCCTCCATTTATGCCAAACAAATTAaaggcaaaataattatatgcacAGACAGCCAATCATGCATCAATGCCATCGATCAAACTCATATAAATACAATTAGAAATATTCTCATAAGCTATCCAAACAGAATTAAGCTAatgtgggttccaggacattcgGGGATTACCGGCAATGAAAACGCTGATGCCGCAGCTAGAAGCGTTTCTAATCTACCGTCAATGCTTCATAAATACTACTCTAAAAGTGACATCCTCCTAGAGATTACAAAACAACGGCGCATTTATCTGTTAGATAACTGGAAAAACTACCAACACCACTACGCTTTCTTAAATCCATCTAGATCAAAGATATCACTTCCTTCCGACCTGCCATTAAAAGTTCTCAAACCGTACTCGCGCCTACGCCTGGGCCACACTATTCTCACACATGCACACCTCCTACAACGTACGCTGCCAGCCGAATGCCCCTTCTGTGACGAAACCGTAACCTTAGATCATATTCTACAATCTTGTCGAAATCTACACACCTCCAGACAACAATTCTTTGGATCCTCTCCTGCACTGGATTTTCTTAAAGAGCCATCTGCAAGTAATAtactgactgtctacaaaattctaaaagccAACGACTTGTTAAGACGGATCTAACATGtacctttgtttattttatttagttataagcatttaaatattatatgataatTACTTAACGTTAGACCTAATTTAAAGTACATTTACAGTTTTTGTTATCTGACAGCCGATGGCCTATGCTGCTAGTGCTGCTGCcttcttatatttgtataacttgttattatacaaatttaataataataataataataataatagatttGTTTATATACATTGCGGCAGACCTGGAAGATGCAACGACTccggaatttttgaaaaatcatcgCTAAAGCGCGAGTTGCAAAGTTGTGCACTTCTTGATGAATTGAGCTTGCTGTATGGATCCACAAAAATACCAGTCCATATTATAGGGGACTCTGCTTTTCGTCTCTCGCAGCATTTAATGAAGCCATATCCGCATAGTGTGACCAATACAcccgaacaaaaaaaattcaactataGATTGTCTAAGTGCCGGCGTGTTGTGGAAAATGCTTTTGGCCATTTAAAAGCCCGGTAAATACAACTTAgagattctaatatttttaaaaattggtaatACAGGTTCTATTTTAGATTTAGGAGAATTGGAAAAGGCGTGGATAACCACATCAAAAATGTAAACACAGTTATTTCATGTGCATgtgttttacataattttttgattgctGAGAAggatttaattttggaaaattggcTAGTGGAAATGCATCGCGATTCCAGGCGCAATATTCAATACGGCACCAATGCAGTTGACCGATCTGAAGGAGAATCGATAAGAAATGCGTTAAAGGAATATTTCAGTGAGTAATATAACTTCTTTCATGTAGATTCTCCcgtatgttttattaaattaaccATAATTTATTGGTTAAAAAGGTTATttggtttaaacaattttatcttcaaaccaaatatttatttaaatatttcgaccTACAAAGAGTCCAATTGGTTTAAATCTGAAAAACAACTTTTCACCagaacaataaaatttgtaatacatagttttataaaataacattttattcattttggaaaaatatagtaGTAGGCACTTAGTGCAACTTTAAAAGgcacaattcattaaaatttaaatatcatttcacatattaatttttaacaataaaatttgtaatacatagttttataaaataacattttattcatttttgaaaaaagatagtAGTAGGCACTTAGTGCAACTTTAAAAGgcacaattcattaaaacttaaatatcatttcacatattaatttttaacaataaaatttgtaatacatagttttataaaataacattttattcattgcACTTAGTGCAACTTTAAAAGgcacaattcattaaaacttaaatatcatttcacatattaatttttaacaataaaatttgtaatacatagttttataaaataacattttattcatttttgaaaaaagatagtAGTAGGCACTTAGTGCAACTTTAAAAGgcacaattcattaaaacttaaatatcatttcacatattaatttttaacaataaaatttgtaatacatagttttataaaataacatttcattcatttttgaaaaaagatagtAGTAGGCACTTAGTGCAACTTTAAAAGGCACAATTCATTAAAGCttaaatatcatttcacatattaatttttaacaataaaatttgtaatacatagttttataaaataacatttcattcatttttgaaaaaagatagtAGTAGGCACTTAGTGCAACTTTAAAAGgcacaattcattaaaacttaaatatcatttcacatattaatttttaagcactttcacaaacaatatttcaaaggatttataattataagttttagttaattaatttcTCTCCAAGAAACTAACCACACTTTTTGTCAATAACTCAATAGCAGCAaccttttttttcgatttcaattAACTCAGcagttaatttattgttttccgTCATACAAGATTTTATTGTTTCGTTTAATTCACTTACtttcgcattttttgtttttgctgcaggTGCGGAAGCTTCGTGCAGTGCTGGAGACGATGGTGGCGAAAATGTAAACGAAGCAGACGGAGCAGCTTCGTTTGAGGAGCATGAAGGTGATATCGGCGAATTTGATGGAGCTGGCGAAGCAACCGAATCAGGCATgcctacatatataaatagaaattaaCATTATACAATtagatgtaaatacaaataaaattacatatataaataaaacaaatacctGTTATACTATCGACAACGACCGCATCAACATTATTCACTCTATCCCTTCCTATTATTTGGTGCACCCAAGAAACAGGAGAACATCCTGATAGTGCTTCCAAAAAACAGGAGAACATCCTGTCCCCTGCTCTGCTTTGCATTTTCTGCAAAGGAAATTTTGAGGCTGTAACAAAAttactttaatgaaataatatattaaatgccTTACCTATATTTCATTGTGAAATTGTGGATTTTATATTTCACGTCAACTGGACGGACCTCATGTCCAAGCACTCCCAGCGACTGAGCCATCTCCGCATATATGTGCGAGTTCTTGCGTGGCCCTCGCAATTCAGCTGCCTTATCACCCCATATATCAAGGAATGCTTCGTCCGCGGAAGGAAGccaaattttttgacattttttaatgttttccatTACAACGAGTTGATTCAGTATTCCTGAGGAAAGATTGTGGACTTATTTGGCCagcttaatattatattaatgaaattagatgtaaatacaaataaaattacatatataaataaaagaaatacctgTTATACTATCCGCAACGAGTTGATTCAGTATTCCTGAGGAAAGATTGTAGACTTATTGGGCCagcttaatattatattaatgaaattagatgtaaatacaaataaaattacacatataaataaaagaaatacctgTTATACTATCCGCAACGAGTTGATTCAGTATTCCTGAGGAAAGATTGTAGACTTATTTGGCTTAtttgacttattttatattttgcgcgcaCCACTTAACGATTAccacaagaaaaatattaaacgtcaatcaaatgtcatattgacaaattgtaatcattgttgccatgtttcgataagaatgcaataataaatgaggaaaatgagcaacattgccaccacttaataattaaattagacgcaaacccaacaaa comes from Anastrepha obliqua isolate idAnaObli1 chromosome 6, idAnaObli1_1.0, whole genome shotgun sequence and encodes:
- the LOC129250484 gene encoding uncharacterized protein LOC129250484, which produces MKPYPHSVTNTPEQKKFNYRLSKCRRVVENAFGHLKARFRRIGKGVDNHIKNVNTVISCACVLHNFLIAEKDLILENWLVEMHRDSRRNIQYGTNAVDRSEGESIRNALKEYFSAEASCSAGDDGGENVNEADGAASFEEHEGDIGEFDGAGEATESGMPTYINRN